A region of the Pricia mediterranea genome:
AATATCTTTTACGTGGTAGTAGGGTTTCAGTCTTAGGTCTTCCGTCCTGCCGTCATCGGCTTCATGGTTCTGTTTACCGCGTGAGAATACTTTTATATCGCTCTAGATTCTTTAGGGAAATTCCTGTACCACGCACGACGGCCCGTAGGGGGTCTTCGGCGATATAAACGGGAAGATCGGTTTTTTGTGATAAACGTCTGTCCAGCCCCCGCAGCATCGAACCGCCACCAGCGAGATAGATGCCCGTATTATAAATGTCGGCCGCCAGTTCGGGAGGCGTTTGTGAAAGTGTCTCCATCACGGCATCTTCAACGCGTAGAATGGATTTGTCCAAGGCCTTGGCGATTTCCCGATATGATATTTGTACCTGTTTCGGTTTTCCCGTTAACAGGTCACGCCCCTGTACCGATTTGTCATCCGGGGGGCTCTGCAAATCTTCTGTGGCCGAACCGATCTCTATCTTGATATTCTCTGCGGTGGACTCCCCTACGTACAGGTTGTGCTGTGTACGCATGTAGTAGATGATATCGTTGGTAAAGACATCGCCCGCGATCTTCACCGACTTGTCGCAAACGATACCGCCCAAGGCGATGACCGCGATTTCGGTGGTACCCCCGCCGATGTCAACGATCATATTGCCTTTGGGCTGCATGATGTCGAGGCCGATACCGATAGCGGCGGCCATGGGTTCGTGAATAAGATAGACTTCCTTGCCGTTAACACGTTCTGCGGATTCCTTGACCGCCCGCATCTCCACCTCGGTAATACCCGATGGAATACAAATAACCATCCGAAGGGCGGGGGGAAACCATTTTTTCTTGAGCGCAGGAATGTTCTTGATGAACATATTGATCATCTTTTCCGAGGCATCAAAATCCGCTATAACCCCATCTTTTAAGGGACGGATGGTCTTGATGTTCTCGTGCGTTTTGCCCTGCATCATGCTGGCCTCTTTGCCTACGGCAATTATTTTCCCGGATATGCGATCGCGGGCCACGATAGACGGACTGTCGACTACCACCTTGTCCATATGGATGATGAGGGTGTTCGCCGTTCCTAGGTCGATGGCGATTTCCTCGGTCAAGAAATCAAAAAATCCCATGTTATTATTTTGGTTATGTTATACGTGTTGTATTAAGCCCATTTTAGCCGGCCCAGGTCTTCTTCTTTTCCACCAGTCCCGCGTTGGAAAATAACGGTGACTCAACCGACATACTTGGCGTAAACCAACACGGGTTCGATAAGGGGCGAGGCAGCAAAACGTCTTCCTTGCGCTTCATCGACAAAAGTAGCAAAATTAGCTGCCGTTCAATATTTTATGTTGTGAATTCACCACTAATGATGGTCAAAGCCTGAAGTCTTGAGGAATATCGGCCTAAAATCCAACATTTTGGGTTCGTTTCAACGATTAAATTTGGATGTTTAAAAAACTCCCGTCCGTTTAGTGTTTAAAATGCCGGGTACCCGTCATCACCATCGAGACCTCGTTTTCGTTGCAATAGTCAATACTTAATTGGTCTTTTATTGATCCCCCGGGCTGTATGACGCTGGAGATACCGTTTTTGTCCGCAATTTCGACACAATCGGGAAAGGGGAAAAAAGCGTCGCTGGCCATCACCGCCCCTTCGAGGTCGAATTTGAACGATAAAGCTTTGTGCACCGCCTGATTCAGGGCGTCGACTCGGGAGGTCTGCCCCGTACCGCTCGCGCACAATTGTTTGTTTTTGGCAAGAACAATGGTGTTCGATTTGGTGTGCTTGCACAGTTTCGACGCGAATATTAGGTCTTCCAGTTCCCTCTCCGAGGGCCGCTTTTCCGTCACGTATTGCAGCTCGTCCACACTATCTGTCTTGGCATCCTTATCCTGTACCAATACTCCGTTCAGGCAAGTTCGTACAATAGTATCCGGCAGTTCTATATCGTTCTGTATCAACAGAATTCTATTTTTCTTTCCTTTTAGTATTTCGAGCGCTTCATCGGCGTAACTGGGGGCGATGACCACTTCGCAGAACAGCTGGTGTATCTTTTCGGCGGTCGCCTTATCGATTTCGGTATTGCTGATCAGAATGCCTCCGAAGGCCGAGACCGGATCGCCGGCCAGGGCATCGACATAGGCCTGGTGCAGGGTTTCCCTTTGGGCGACCCCGCAAGCGTTGTTGTGCTTTAAGATGGCGAAGGTCGGTCTATCGCCTTTGAATTCGTTCATCAGGTTGACGGCGGCATCGACATCCAATAGGTTGTTGTACGAAAGCTCTTTACCGTGCAATTTCTTGAACATCGCTTCGAAATCCCCGAAAAAATATCCCTTTTGATGCGGATTTTCACCATACCGCAAGATCTGTCCCTTGGTTTCGCTGACTTTTAGGGATGCGATGTCATGGTCCTTGTTGAAATAGTTGAAAATGGCCGAATCGTAGTGTGAGGAAACGTTAAAGGCCTTGGCTGCAAAGTGCTTTCGGTTTTCTAGGGATGTGCTTCCGTCCCCTTTGGAAATAATATCCAAAAACTCCCCATAATCTTCCATCGACGACACACAGAGCACATCCTTATAGTTTTTGGCGGCAGCCCGGATCAGGGAAATCCCCCCGATATCGATTTTTTCGATAATCTCCTGTTCGGATGCCCCCTCAGCCACCGTTTTTTCGAAGGGATAAAGATCGACGATTACAATATCCAACTGCGGGATGTCGAATTCCTTCATTTGATCGGCGTCTCCCTCGTGGTCTTGCCGATTCAAGATACCGCCGAACACTTTCGGATGCAGGGTCTTCACCCGGCCTCCCAAGATGGAGGGGTAGCCGGTAACATCCTCAATGGCCGTAACTTCGGCACCAAGGTCTTTGATAAACTTTTCGGTGCCCCCCGTGGAATAGATGGTGATACCGAGTTCCTGGAATTTTTTGATGATAGGCTCCAGCCCATCTTTGTGAAAAACGGAAATCAGGGCAGAAGTAGCTTTTTTAGCGCTCATTTTTATGGTGTTAGGGTCGGGATTAAAGATTTCGCCCGCTCAGTGGATGTAAGGCCGTACAAAAGTACTTTTTTCAATGGGAAAAAAGTAATGGGATGGTCGACAATTACGGGAAGTTTTAAACGAGTATTTTGGCAATCTCGGCATTGACAAATTCCAAAAAACGTTCATCCTCTACCGTAAAGGGGTCGGACGTGTTCGAATCAATGTCGATCTGACCGATATTTTCGCCGTTTACGAAAAGCGGGACCACGATTTCTGATTTGACGCTAATACTACAGGCGATATAATTATCCTGCGCCTTTACGTCGGGTACCACGAAATTTTGGTTGCTGATCGCCACCTGTCCGCATATACCCTTTCCGAAGGGTATGAGGGTATGGTCGGTGGGGGCACCGGCGTAAGGCCCCAGTTTTAATTCCTCCTTGTCGCCGTTCTTAAAATAGAATCCTACCCAGTCGTAGTGGGGCACCGTATTTTTTAAAAGCTCACACACCTGTTGTAGTCGGATATCGGTTTTTAGAGCGGTGCGGTTCAGTAGAATCGGGATGTCATTGTATAATTTCTCGAACATACGGCAAAGGTATATAATTTGATTTTGTTCATATCTAGAAGTTATTCCGCAGCGAATTTGATAACCTCGGTTCAATGAATAGAATAAAGAGAATACCGTTCTCACTATAAAATCCGTTTTCCTAAATTTTCGTTAAATGGATGTTGCCCGACTACACAAAAACCGGTATTCTTTATTTTTGCCGGCTATGACAAAGGGCCTGCATCGTATTCTGTCCGTCGCTATGACACTCTTGCTTTTGGTCGCGACC
Encoded here:
- a CDS encoding GAF domain-containing protein produces the protein MFEKLYNDIPILLNRTALKTDIRLQQVCELLKNTVPHYDWVGFYFKNGDKEELKLGPYAGAPTDHTLIPFGKGICGQVAISNQNFVVPDVKAQDNYIACSISVKSEIVVPLFVNGENIGQIDIDSNTSDPFTVEDERFLEFVNAEIAKILV
- a CDS encoding rod shape-determining protein; this translates as MGFFDFLTEEIAIDLGTANTLIIHMDKVVVDSPSIVARDRISGKIIAVGKEASMMQGKTHENIKTIRPLKDGVIADFDASEKMINMFIKNIPALKKKWFPPALRMVICIPSGITEVEMRAVKESAERVNGKEVYLIHEPMAAAIGIGLDIMQPKGNMIVDIGGGTTEIAVIALGGIVCDKSVKIAGDVFTNDIIYYMRTQHNLYVGESTAENIKIEIGSATEDLQSPPDDKSVQGRDLLTGKPKQVQISYREIAKALDKSILRVEDAVMETLSQTPPELAADIYNTGIYLAGGGSMLRGLDRRLSQKTDLPVYIAEDPLRAVVRGTGISLKNLERYKSILTR
- the purH gene encoding bifunctional phosphoribosylaminoimidazolecarboxamide formyltransferase/IMP cyclohydrolase, coding for MSAKKATSALISVFHKDGLEPIIKKFQELGITIYSTGGTEKFIKDLGAEVTAIEDVTGYPSILGGRVKTLHPKVFGGILNRQDHEGDADQMKEFDIPQLDIVIVDLYPFEKTVAEGASEQEIIEKIDIGGISLIRAAAKNYKDVLCVSSMEDYGEFLDIISKGDGSTSLENRKHFAAKAFNVSSHYDSAIFNYFNKDHDIASLKVSETKGQILRYGENPHQKGYFFGDFEAMFKKLHGKELSYNNLLDVDAAVNLMNEFKGDRPTFAILKHNNACGVAQRETLHQAYVDALAGDPVSAFGGILISNTEIDKATAEKIHQLFCEVVIAPSYADEALEILKGKKNRILLIQNDIELPDTIVRTCLNGVLVQDKDAKTDSVDELQYVTEKRPSERELEDLIFASKLCKHTKSNTIVLAKNKQLCASGTGQTSRVDALNQAVHKALSFKFDLEGAVMASDAFFPFPDCVEIADKNGISSVIQPGGSIKDQLSIDYCNENEVSMVMTGTRHFKH